The window AGAAGTCCGCTCCCCATCTCGGTGGTCGCGGCGGCGGCCGCGAAGACGCGCCCGGGGCGGAACCCGAGTCCCTCGAAGAAGCCGCCGGTGCCGGCCAGGCCGTGACCGCCGAACCACCCGAAGAGTTTCTGGGCGCCGTGAGCGGCCATGAGAGAGCCCAGAACGATTCGAAGGACGAGAATTCCTGAGTCCATGTGTCGATCTCCTTTCCGGGGCCGAGGTCCCCGGCGAGAAGAACTATATTAAGTATAGTGACTACTTGTCAAGTAGCTGCTTGTCATTCGGGCGGCGGCCGGGGTATCCTCCTGTCCGTGAGACAGATGCGAGGCTCCCGCGCCCCCGACCTGGCCCTTTGCGGCCGGTATCACCGGGCGATCGAGCTGGTCGGACGCCGCTGGACGGGCGCGATCGTCTACCTGCTGCTCCGCTCCCGCTGCCACTTCGCGACGCTGCGCGACGCCATCCCGGACATCACGGACCGGATGCTGAGCGAGCGGCTGAAGGAGCTGGAAGAGGAGAAGATCGTCGAGCGCACGGTCGTCCCGGCAACCCCGGTCCGCGTCGAGTACGCGCTGACGAAAAAGGGCCGCGATCTGGCCTCCGCGATCGACGCGATGGCCGCCTGGGCCGAGCGCTGGGTCGAGCCCGAGACGCGCCGCGCGCCGCACCGCTCTTCGCGGTAAGCGATCGGCGCCCGCTACTTCCCCGCCACCAGCTTCTGAAAGCTCGGGTTCTGGCGCAGCGCGTCCCAGCGCGGGTCGAGCTTCAGGAGGGGAGCCGAGATCCAGGACGGGTGCGACAACAGGAACTCGAGCTCCCGGGTCGCGGCTTCCTGATTCCCCACCATCGCCTGGATGCGCGCCATGTCTTCTACCCTGCTCACGCCCCGGAAGGCGTCGCGTGTCGGAGGCATCAGCTCGACGCCGCGTTCACCCGCCCGAACGGCCTCGGCGTTCTGGCCGAGCCCGGCGAGGGCGATTCCGAGCGAGGAGTGGAGGCGTCCATCCTCCGGAGTCTCCTTGACCTTCGCCCGCAGAACGCCCGCGGCTTCGGCATACGCGGCTCGGGCCGCGTCGCGCCGGCCCATGTCGTCGAGGACCTCGGCGCGGAGCAGCGAGACGGGGATGTACTGCAGCTGATCCGTAATGGCCTCTCGCCTGGTCGCGTCGAGACGACGTTGAGCCCGTTCCCAATCCCTTCTGCAGATCGCAATTCGCACGGACATGGAGTCCAGTCGGCCGCCCGGATCCTGAAGGCCGGCGACCCGGGCCGCCGCCTCGAGGGCACGATCGGCCGCAGCGACGTCGCCGCGCCAGAGCAGCTGCGTCAGGGCCGCGTAGAAGTAGCCGTCCGCGTAGCCGGGGTTCAGCGACGCCGACGCTTCGAGGCTCCGAGCGGCCTCGGCGTACTTGCGCGCGAGGATCTGGGTTTCGCCGAGGTTGAAGTAGAAGGTGCCGTTCCCGGGATCGAGATCGATCCCCTTGCGGATACCGGCCTCCGCATCCTCCATCTTGCCCTGTCGTCGATGGACGGCGCCGATGACGAACTGCACGGCGGCGTCGTTCGGCCGGAGCGCGAGGGCCTTCTTGAAGTCCACGAGGGCGGCCTCGTAGTCGAGCAGCACCTGGTACTTGTAGGAGCCGTACGCCATGTGCGTCTCGGCGGAGTCGGGTCGCAGGGCGACGGCCCGCTCTGCTTCGGTTCGGGCCCGTTCGAGCTCCGACGGCCTCCGGTCGTAGAAGAGCCAGTAATTGATGATCCGCGCCCTGGCGAGAAGGGAGAGCGCCTCGGCGAACTGCGGGTCCCGTTCGACCGCGGCTTCGGCGAGCTTGATCTGCTCGGCGAGGACGGACGCCTCCTGCCGGCGCCTCTCCAGCGCGAGCGCTCGCAGGTAGAAGTCGTAGGCCGCGAGATCGCGGGTGGGCGCCTCGTGCGGGGCGGCCGCATCGGCGGGCGTGAGCGCCAGGTCGAGCGCCCGGACGACGCCGCTGGCCACCTCGGTCTGGATGGCGAAGACGTCCGCCAGCTGGCGGTCGTAGCGGTCGGTCCAGAGATGCGTGTCGTCGGAAACCCGGATGAGCTGGGGGGTGATGCGGACCCGGCCCGTGCCGCCGCCGCTCCTGTCCCATCGGACCGAACCTTCGAGGACGTAGCCCACGCCAAGGTCCTTCCCGATCTGCTCGACCGTCTTCCCTTTCCGGTCGTACTGCGTGGCCGTCGTGCGGGAGAGGACCGCGAGATTGCGGACGCCGGCAAGCCGGCTCGTGATCTCCTCCGTCATTCCGCTGGCGAAGTAAGCATCCTCGGGAGAGCCGAGATTCTCGAACGGCAGGACCACGATGCGTTTGGGGCCGGCGGCCGCCGGCGCGGACTTGTTCGAACGGCGAAGAAGAAGAATTCCTGCGAATGCGAGGAGCGCGACGGCGGCCACGGCGACAACCGCCATCGTCTTGCCGGATGGCGGCGTTGGTGCCTTTGCCCCGCCGGCCGCCGTCGTCGCACCCGACGCCTCCGACAGCGCGAACATGACGTCCTTCGCGGACTGGAAACGGTCGTTCCTCTCCTTCTCCAGGCAGTGCTTCACCACGTGGTCGAGGGCGGGCGGGATGTTGCGGCCGGACTCCGAGAGCTCCGGCGGCTCTTCCTTCAGGATCGCCGACATCGTGTCGGCGGGCGTCTCCCTCTTGAACGCTCTCTTCCCCGAAAGCAGCTCGTAGAGGATCGCCCCGAACGAGAAGACGTCCGACCTGTGGTCGACCGGCAGGCCGCGCACCTGCTCGGGCGACATGTACCCCACCGTCCCCATCACGACGCCCGGCTCGGTGTGCCGGGACTCCGTCGGCGCGTTCGATTTCTCGCCGCCCGGACCCTCTTCCGTCCTCTTGGCAAGACCGAAGTCGAGGATCTTCAGGTGGCCGTCTTTCGAGACGAAGAGGTTCTCGGGCTTCAGGTCGCGGTGGACGATGCCCTTCTCGTGAGCGGCGGACAGGCCTTTGGCGATTTGGAGGGCGTAGTCGACCGCCTGCTTCGGTGGGACCGGGCCGGAGTCGAGCTTCTCGCGCAGCGTCGCGCCTTCGAGAAGCTCCATGACGAGGATGTGGCGGGACGAGGACGAGGGAGAAGGACCGGGAATTTCTTCGAATGAATAGAGAACGGCGATGTTTGGATGGTTGAGGCTCGCCAGCGAGCGCGCCTCCCGCTCGAACCGGGCCCTGCTCTCTTCGCCTTCCAGGAACTCTTCAGGCAGCACCTTCAGGGCGACTGGCCTGTCGATGCGCGTGTCCCTCGCCCGGTAGACCTCCCCCATCCCGCCAGCACCGATGGGCGAGAGGATCTCGTAGGCGCCGAGACGGGTGCCTGCCTGGATCGTCACGAAACCCCCGGGTGATTCTATTGGTCGGGCGAGGCCGCCCGGATCAGTCAGCGCCGGCCGCGAATCGCGGCCTGGACGCTCTGGGCGCTTCGAACCGCGTTGTTGCGGGCCTTGCTCGCCGCCGAGGCGCGCTTCGAGTCGCGGGCCGACCGAGCGCGGAAGTACCAGATCCCGAGGGCGCCGAGAACGAGGACGAGGCCGAGGAGAAACGGAGTAGACACGGGCACCACCTGACGCAGGATAGGCCCTTTCACGTTCCGATGCGCCGGATCCGCAGGATCGGGCCGTCGGGCGCCGCCGCGTCCGTCAGGTCGATCTCCGCGAAGACCGCCCACGTGTGGTCGCTCTTCGGGTCGAGAAGCGTCTGCGCGACTTCCCACTTTCTCGAACCGGCAGACTTCAACTTCGTCAGGTGGTGAAGGCGGGCCTCGGCGCCCGAGAGCAGCTCTCCGTATTCCTCGAAGAACGGCGCGAGCGCCGCCTCGAACCGCGCGGCGTCCCAGGAGTCCGAGGCGTCCGCGCACACGCGCTCAGCAGCTTCTTCCCAGTCCTTCCGCGCGAGCGCACGCACGAGGAGCTGCGCCTCCGCGCGGACGCGCGCCGCGAAGACGCGAGGGTTCGCGAGGAGCTCCGTGATCCAGGAAGCCTCCGCCTTCTTCGCCGGCGCGGCCGGCGCGGCCCGCTCCGCGAGGAGGAGCTCTGGATGGCGCATCCGCTCCCATTCCTCGAGGAGACTCGCGTCGGTCTCCCCCACGAGCGACCGGAAGAAGCCCAGAACGTCCCACACCGTGTCGGTCTTCGCGGGCTCCGGCACGGTCTGGTCGAGCGTCCGGTAGAGCTGGGACAGGTAACGGAGAAGAACGCCCTCGCTGCGCTCGAGGCCGTAGCTCTTCACGTAGTCCGAGAAGCCGGAGAAGGTCTCGAACATCTCGCGTCCGATCGACTTCGGGCTCACGTCCGAGCCCGCGGTCCACGGATGAGCGGCGCGGAACGCGTTGAAGGAGGCGTACAGAAAGTCCGCCAGAGGTTTCGGGTGCGTGACCTCTTCGAGGCGCTCCATGCGCTCCTCGTACGGGACGCCCTCTTCCTTCAGCTCGGCCACGAGGCGGCCCTTCGCCCGGTCCACCTGCCGCCGCAGGATCACGTCCGGGTCCTCGAGGATCGATTCGACGACGCTCAGCACGTCGATCGCATACGTCGGGGAGGCGGCATCGAGCTCCTCGAGCGCCGAGAGCGCGAAGAGCGAGAGCGCCTGGTGGAGCGAGAAGTCGAACTGGAGGTCCCGGGCGACCGCGACCCGGTACGGCCGCTCGCCCGTCAGGACGAGGATTCCCGCCCGGTAGAGCGAGCGCACGAGAACGGCCGCCTGCTTCACGAGGCGGCGCTTGACGCCCTCGTCCTCGTGACAGCGCGCGACGAGGTCCCGGAGCGACGCGAAATTGCGGGCCGGCGCTTCGGCCTCATCCCGCTGCAGGAGCGACAGCACCATCCCGTGCGTGAGCCGGAAACGGGAGACGAGCGTCTCGGGCGGCCGCGAGATCAGCTTCTGGAACGTCTCGACCGTCCACGAGACCTCGCCCTTGGGCGGCCCCTTGACCGTGCGCGCTTTCTTCCCCGAGGCTTCGGACTTCCTTTCGGCCTGCCGCTTCTCGACGATGTGTTCGGGGGCCTGCGCGACCACGCTGCCCTGCGTGTCGAACCCGCGCCGCCCCGCGCGCCCGGCGATCTGCTTGAAGTCGCGGACGGAGAGGAGACCCACCTTCGTCCCGTCGTACTTAGCGAGCTTCGTGAAGAGGACGGTCCGGATCGGGATGTTCACGCCGACGCCCAGCGTGTCGGTCCCGCAGACGACGTGGAGGAGGCCCTTCTGGGCCAGCTGCTCGACGAGAAGGCGGTATTTCGGGAGGAGGCCGGCATGGTGGACGCCGATCCCGAACGACAGGAACCTCCGGAACTCCTTGCCGTAAGGCGTCGCGAGGCGGACGCCCGCGGCGATCTTCCGGATCTCGTCGCGCTCCTCCTTCGTCCCGATCTTCACGCTCGTGAGGGACTGCGCAAGCTCGGCGCACTCCCTCTGCGTGAAGTTCACGACGTAGATCGGGCTCTTCTTCGCGGCGAGAAGCTCCTCGATCGTCTCGTGGAGCGGCGTCTCGCGGTACTCCCAGTCGAGCGGGACGGGACGCTCGTCGGACGTCACGTGCGCGACCTCGCGGCCCGTGTCGCGCTGGAGACGCTCGGCGATTGCGCGTGTGTCGCCGAGCGTCGCGGACATGAGGAGGAACTGCGTGGACGGCAGGACGAGAAGCGGCACCTGCCAGGCCACGCCCCGCTCCTTGTCGGCGTAGTAGTGAAACTCGTCCATCACGACGTACGGGACGTCGAGCGCCGGGCCCAGCCGCAGCGCCATGTTCGACAGGACCTCGGCCGTGCAGCAGACGACGCTCGCGTCGGGGTTGATGCTCGCGTCCCCCGTCCGCATCCCGACGTTTTCGGGCCCGAGGTCGTTGCAGAGCGAGAAGAACTTCTCGCTCGCGAGCGCCTTGATCGGGCTCGTGTAGACGGACATCTTCCCCTCGCAGGCCGCCTTGAAGTGCAGGCCCAGGGCGACGAGCGATTTTCCGGACCCGGTCGGCGTTCCGAGGATGACGTGCTTGCCCGCCATGATCTCCAGAAGCGCCTCTTCCTGCGCCGGGTAGAGCGTCAGGCCCGTGGAGGAGACCCACTCGAGGAAGAGGCCGAGGATCTCGTCGGGATCGCTCGTCCCGCGCGGCGGGATCCGGTCCGCGAGCGGCGCGACGTCCGGCATCCGGTCAGGGCGTCTTCGCGGAGAATTCGACGGAGACCGGCCGCCACGTCTTCGGGTCGTTCACGAGCCCGTGCGCCTGGCTGACGACCTCCAGACGCTTCGGGACGAACTTGAAGAGCGCGAAGTCCGCGCCGCGGGACTTGTCCTTGTAGAACGGCCCCCAGTCGTCCTTCCAGTGAAGGGCCTTGACTTCAGGGTCCGCGACGAGACTCGCGGTCCCGACAAGCGTGACGTAAGCCGGAAGAGATGCTTCGAAGAACTGAAGAGTGGCCCGCGGGTCTCGCGCGAGGTCGGCCACCTTGCGTGTCGCGGGGTTCGTCGCGATCCACACCGTGAAGTCCTCGTCCGGCCCAAGTGCATCCACGACGCGTGACTGAGGCTGGCCGTCGGGGCCGATCGTGACGAGCGTCGCGTAGCGGGCCTTCAGCGCGATCTCCCGCGCGGCCTTCAGGACCGCCTTGGGTTCGGCCACCGGCATCGGCGCGGCAGGAGATGCGGCGACGGCGGCCGGAAGCGCCGTCGCGAGCGCGGCCGCCTCGGCCGGGCAGTCGCGATCGGGCACGGCGTTCTTCGCGCGCACCGCGGCGAGCTCCTTCTTCGCGGCGGCGAGATCGGCGAGGAACGCCGCGTCCGCGTGGAGCCGCGCGACGGTCGCGGCGCCGAGAATGCGCCCCTCGTTGACGTCCGCCTGCCAGTGGACGTTGCACACGACGCGGCTCTGCCCGAACGCACGGCCGCGCTCGACGACCGCCTCGGCGCGGTCCGGCGCGACCTCGGCGAGGACGAGAGCCCAGGCCCACCCGGCGGCGGCGTGGCCGGAGGGATACGACCCCTGCTTCGCGAGGTCCTTCTCGTCGGCGGGGGTGCACGTCGGCTCGCCGTTCACGAGGAAGGGCCGCTTCCTCATGTACTTGTTCTTGGCGGCGCCCGTCGAGTACCCCGCGTCGGAGAGGACGCGCCGGAGGAGAACGTAGAGGTGCGGCGTGTCCTGCTCCGTGATCGGCGCGCCGACGGCGCACGCGAGAGAGCCGGCCGCGCCCGGGAACGTGAGGTTCGCGTCCTCGGTCGCCTGCGCGAAGCGCGGCGTTCCGCGCAACGCACGGCCCGCGCGATTCGCCTCTTCGTCGGCCGAGAGTGCGCCCGAGCCGGGCGCAGGCGGCGGCGGGACGAGCGCGAGGCTGTCGGGGACCTCTTCCTTCGTCAGGTAGCCCGCGATCGAGCCGGGCCAGAGCTGCGGGACCGTCCCGCGCGCCTCGGGCGGCGGCGGCGCCGTCGCGCATCCGGCGGCGAGAGCGAGACAGACGAGGAGGGCGGGGATGCGCATCCGGATGTTCTTCATGCGCGAAAGTATGGCCTACCCGGACGTTAAACCGCCGCCGTCTCCCGCGCGCCCACGCGAAGCGCCTCGGCGACGAGCGCCTCCTGCTCGTGCGCGAACGCGTGGTGCGAGCCGGGGGCGGGGCTCGCGAGCTCGCGCCTTCCGATGTAGCGGAGCACGCGGCCAGCCGCGAGACCTTCGACCTTGCCGTCCAGGAACTGCTCGCGCACGAAGCGCCATGCGCCCATGTTGCGCGGCTCTTCCTGCACCCAGACGAGCTCGGCGTCCTGCGGGTAGCGCTGGAGGATCGCCCCGATCTCGCGCCCCGGGAACGGGTAGTACTGCTCGAGGCGCACGATCGCGACGTCGGTCTTGTCGGCTTTCTCGCGTGCCGCGATGAGATCCCACGCGACCTTGCCGCTCGCGAGGATCACCCGGCGCGCCCGCGAGGGCCCGGCCGGGTCGTCGAGGACGGGGTGGAACGCGCCGTCGGCCAGCTCGTCGATCGTCGAGACGGCCTTCGGGTGGCGCAGCAGGCTCTTCGGCGTCATGACGACGAGGGGCTTCCTCTCGTCGCCCGCCATCTGGCGGAGCAGCAGGTGGTAGTACTGCGCGGGCGTCGTCACGTTCGCGACGCGCATGTTGTCCTCGGCGCAGAGCGTCAGGAACCGCTCGAGCCGCGCCGACGAGTGCTCGGGGCCCTGCCCTTCCTGCCCGTGCGGCAGCAGCAGCACGAGGCCGCAGCGCTGGTTCCACTTCTGCTCGGAGCCCGAGATGAACTGGTCGATGATGACCTGCGCGCCGTTCGCGAAGTCGCCGAACTGCCCTTCCCACAGGACGAGCGTCGACGGGTCCGCGACCGCGTAGCCGAACTCGAAGCCCATGACGGCGTTCTCCGAGAGAAGGCTGTCGATGACCTCGAACGCGGCCTGCTCCGGCGCGATCGTGTTGAGCGGCGTCCACTCCGCCCCGGTTACCGCGTCGGCGAGGACGGCGTGGCGCTGGCTGAACGTGCCGCGCCCCGAGTCCTGGCCGGAGAGGCGCACGGGCGTGCCGTCCAGGAGCAGCATCCCGAACGCGAGCATCTCGCCGCCCGCCCAGTCGATCTCGGGCCGGCCGCTCGCATACTCGGACCGCTTCTTGAGGATGGACTTGAGCTTCGGGTGGACCTCGAAGCCCTCCGGCACGGCCGAGACGGCGCGCGCGACCTCGGCGAGGCGCTCGCGGACCGTGCCCTTCGGCTTCAGGCGCTTCGCGGGCGTCGCGATCAGAGAGTCGAAGCCGGACTTCGCGCCGCCGCGCGCCTCGTCGTAGGCGCGGTCGAGGGCGGTCTTCGCCTCGGCCCACATCTGGTCGACCTCGCCCTGCGAGAAGACGCCCTGCTTGACGAGCGCGGCGCCGTAGAGGCGCGCGACCGACGTGTGCGCCTTGATCTTCACGTACATGAGGGGCTGCGTGTAGCTCGGCTCGTCGCCCTCGTTGTGGCCGTAGCGGCGGTAGCAGACGAGGTCGATCACGACGTCGCGCCGGAACGCGTTGCGGTACTCGCTCGCGACGTCCACCGTGTGGACGACGGCCTCGGGATCGTCGCCGTTCACGTGGAAGACGGGCGCCTGCACCATCTTCGCGACGTCG is drawn from Acidobacteriota bacterium and contains these coding sequences:
- a CDS encoding DUF3516 domain-containing protein produces the protein MPDVAPLADRIPPRGTSDPDEILGLFLEWVSSTGLTLYPAQEEALLEIMAGKHVILGTPTGSGKSLVALGLHFKAACEGKMSVYTSPIKALASEKFFSLCNDLGPENVGMRTGDASINPDASVVCCTAEVLSNMALRLGPALDVPYVVMDEFHYYADKERGVAWQVPLLVLPSTQFLLMSATLGDTRAIAERLQRDTGREVAHVTSDERPVPLDWEYRETPLHETIEELLAAKKSPIYVVNFTQRECAELAQSLTSVKIGTKEERDEIRKIAAGVRLATPYGKEFRRFLSFGIGVHHAGLLPKYRLLVEQLAQKGLLHVVCGTDTLGVGVNIPIRTVLFTKLAKYDGTKVGLLSVRDFKQIAGRAGRRGFDTQGSVVAQAPEHIVEKRQAERKSEASGKKARTVKGPPKGEVSWTVETFQKLISRPPETLVSRFRLTHGMVLSLLQRDEAEAPARNFASLRDLVARCHEDEGVKRRLVKQAAVLVRSLYRAGILVLTGERPYRVAVARDLQFDFSLHQALSLFALSALEELDAASPTYAIDVLSVVESILEDPDVILRRQVDRAKGRLVAELKEEGVPYEERMERLEEVTHPKPLADFLYASFNAFRAAHPWTAGSDVSPKSIGREMFETFSGFSDYVKSYGLERSEGVLLRYLSQLYRTLDQTVPEPAKTDTVWDVLGFFRSLVGETDASLLEEWERMRHPELLLAERAAPAAPAKKAEASWITELLANPRVFAARVRAEAQLLVRALARKDWEEAAERVCADASDSWDAARFEAALAPFFEEYGELLSGAEARLHHLTKLKSAGSRKWEVAQTLLDPKSDHTWAVFAEIDLTDAAAPDGPILRIRRIGT
- a CDS encoding pyridoxamine 5'-phosphate oxidase family protein; protein product: MKNIRMRIPALLVCLALAAGCATAPPPPEARGTVPQLWPGSIAGYLTKEEVPDSLALVPPPPAPGSGALSADEEANRAGRALRGTPRFAQATEDANLTFPGAAGSLACAVGAPITEQDTPHLYVLLRRVLSDAGYSTGAAKNKYMRKRPFLVNGEPTCTPADEKDLAKQGSYPSGHAAAGWAWALVLAEVAPDRAEAVVERGRAFGQSRVVCNVHWQADVNEGRILGAATVARLHADAAFLADLAAAKKELAAVRAKNAVPDRDCPAEAAALATALPAAVAASPAAPMPVAEPKAVLKAAREIALKARYATLVTIGPDGQPQSRVVDALGPDEDFTVWIATNPATRKVADLARDPRATLQFFEASLPAYVTLVGTASLVADPEVKALHWKDDWGPFYKDKSRGADFALFKFVPKRLEVVSQAHGLVNDPKTWRPVSVEFSAKTP
- a CDS encoding helix-turn-helix transcriptional regulator, which translates into the protein MRGSRAPDLALCGRYHRAIELVGRRWTGAIVYLLLRSRCHFATLRDAIPDITDRMLSERLKELEEEKIVERTVVPATPVRVEYALTKKGRDLASAIDAMAAWAERWVEPETRRAPHRSSR
- a CDS encoding protein kinase, encoding MTIQAGTRLGAYEILSPIGAGGMGEVYRARDTRIDRPVALKVLPEEFLEGEESRARFEREARSLASLNHPNIAVLYSFEEIPGPSPSSSSRHILVMELLEGATLREKLDSGPVPPKQAVDYALQIAKGLSAAHEKGIVHRDLKPENLFVSKDGHLKILDFGLAKRTEEGPGGEKSNAPTESRHTEPGVVMGTVGYMSPEQVRGLPVDHRSDVFSFGAILYELLSGKRAFKRETPADTMSAILKEEPPELSESGRNIPPALDHVVKHCLEKERNDRFQSAKDVMFALSEASGATTAAGGAKAPTPPSGKTMAVVAVAAVALLAFAGILLLRRSNKSAPAAAGPKRIVVLPFENLGSPEDAYFASGMTEEITSRLAGVRNLAVLSRTTATQYDRKGKTVEQIGKDLGVGYVLEGSVRWDRSGGGTGRVRITPQLIRVSDDTHLWTDRYDRQLADVFAIQTEVASGVVRALDLALTPADAAAPHEAPTRDLAAYDFYLRALALERRRQEASVLAEQIKLAEAAVERDPQFAEALSLLARARIINYWLFYDRRPSELERARTEAERAVALRPDSAETHMAYGSYKYQVLLDYEAALVDFKKALALRPNDAAVQFVIGAVHRRQGKMEDAEAGIRKGIDLDPGNGTFYFNLGETQILARKYAEAARSLEASASLNPGYADGYFYAALTQLLWRGDVAAADRALEAAARVAGLQDPGGRLDSMSVRIAICRRDWERAQRRLDATRREAITDQLQYIPVSLLRAEVLDDMGRRDAARAAYAEAAGVLRAKVKETPEDGRLHSSLGIALAGLGQNAEAVRAGERGVELMPPTRDAFRGVSRVEDMARIQAMVGNQEAATRELEFLLSHPSWISAPLLKLDPRWDALRQNPSFQKLVAGK